In Paenibacillus larvae subsp. larvae, the following proteins share a genomic window:
- the sigF gene encoding RNA polymerase sporulation sigma factor SigF codes for MDVDLKNASHSYLDDQEVKRLIALSQSGDTIARDTLVNCNIRLVWSVVQRFLNRGYEADDLFQIGCIGLLKSVDKFNLSYEVKFSTYAVPMIIGEIQRFLRDDGTLKVSRSLKELANKVRKTKDELSKNLERLPTLKEVANALGITPEEVVFAQEANKPLSSIHETVFENDWDPITLMDQIADDSQEKWFDKLALNEAIEGLSERERLIVYLRYFKDQTQSEVANRLGISQVQVSRLEKKILQSIRNQIAQ; via the coding sequence ATGGATGTCGATCTGAAGAATGCTTCACACAGTTACCTTGATGATCAAGAAGTAAAAAGACTCATTGCGCTCAGCCAATCCGGCGATACCATCGCCAGAGACACGCTTGTAAATTGCAATATACGCTTAGTATGGTCAGTAGTTCAACGCTTTTTGAACAGAGGCTATGAGGCGGATGATTTGTTTCAAATCGGCTGCATCGGTTTGCTCAAGTCGGTCGATAAATTTAATTTATCCTACGAAGTAAAGTTTTCTACTTATGCAGTGCCGATGATCATCGGGGAAATTCAGCGTTTTCTCAGAGATGACGGGACACTGAAGGTCAGCAGGTCACTGAAGGAATTGGCTAATAAGGTCAGAAAAACAAAAGATGAGCTTTCCAAAAATTTGGAGCGGCTCCCGACACTTAAAGAAGTGGCAAATGCTCTCGGGATAACCCCGGAAGAAGTTGTATTTGCTCAAGAAGCAAATAAACCGCTTTCTTCCATTCATGAAACTGTATTTGAAAATGACTGGGATCCTATCACACTAATGGATCAGATTGCGGATGATTCCCAGGAAAAATGGTTTGATAAGCTGGCATTAAATGAAGCTATAGAGGGACTTTCGGAGAGGGAGCGGTTGATTGTCTATTTGCGGTATTTTAAGGACCAGACCCAATCTGAGGTAGCGAACCGGTTAGGCATTTCCCAAGTGCAGGTATCCAGGCTTGAAAAGAAAATATTACAGTCCATCCGTAACCAGATAGCGCAATAA
- a CDS encoding hemerythrin domain-containing protein, whose translation MSGPALRHMDSHSLIHEAALGEARELTELLDRSIRKGELEKAAEIAYITVEHWEARTLQHASSEEEGLYVEALGIKPELKEVIISLTRDHQLMREIVGEIKELLAQGKVGDELLARFQALIVVDELHNRDEMKMLEKEVEGMLHDK comes from the coding sequence ATGTCAGGACCCGCACTGAGACATATGGACAGTCACTCGTTGATTCATGAGGCGGCCTTGGGGGAAGCGAGAGAGCTGACCGAGCTGTTGGACAGAAGTATAAGAAAAGGCGAACTCGAAAAGGCGGCGGAAATCGCCTATATCACGGTGGAGCATTGGGAGGCGCGTACGCTTCAGCATGCGTCAAGTGAAGAGGAAGGATTATATGTGGAGGCCCTCGGTATCAAGCCGGAGTTGAAGGAAGTCATTATTTCACTGACTCGCGATCATCAATTAATGCGAGAGATTGTCGGTGAGATTAAGGAACTGCTGGCGCAAGGAAAGGTAGGGGATGAGCTGCTTGCCCGTTTTCAAGCCTTGATCGTTGTTGATGAGTTGCATAACCGAGATGAAATGAAAATGCTCGAAAAAGAAGTGGAGGGGATGCTTCATGATAAATAA
- the narJ gene encoding nitrate reductase molybdenum cofactor assembly chaperone has protein sequence MGHKPVLLAACARLLGYPAEDFQDMKEDLLTAVREETKNDELASRLAQAVEALFSSPLRELQETYVWTFDWKEKTGLYLTAHELGDNRERGAALILLQHIVRDAGFTPPSGELCDFIPLLYELLAVRSDHVHVRALELRLAAATERIRKHLSEDSPYSGLLNFLMTDVFEVPTEEEIRMLESKRESADLDELPYPILFGMDGTARSDSDLPVYKMCN, from the coding sequence ATGGGACATAAGCCCGTTTTGCTGGCGGCCTGTGCAAGATTGCTCGGGTATCCCGCCGAGGATTTTCAGGATATGAAAGAGGACCTGCTTACAGCCGTCCGGGAGGAAACAAAGAATGATGAGCTAGCGAGCCGGCTAGCCCAGGCAGTGGAGGCGCTGTTCTCGAGTCCGCTCAGGGAGCTGCAGGAAACCTATGTTTGGACGTTCGATTGGAAGGAAAAGACCGGGCTCTACCTGACCGCTCACGAACTGGGTGACAACAGGGAACGGGGGGCTGCTCTGATCCTGCTTCAGCATATTGTCCGGGATGCGGGCTTTACGCCGCCGAGCGGGGAACTGTGTGACTTCATTCCGCTGCTGTATGAACTGCTGGCGGTTAGGTCCGACCATGTTCATGTGCGTGCGCTGGAACTCCGGCTTGCCGCAGCCACGGAGCGGATTCGGAAGCATCTGTCTGAAGATAGCCCCTATTCGGGATTGCTGAACTTTCTGATGACCGATGTTTTCGAGGTGCCTACGGAAGAAGAGATTCGCATGCTGGAGAGCAAGCGGGAGAGTGCCGATCTGGATGAGCTGCCTTACCCCATCCTGTTTGGCATGGACGGCACGGCTCGCAGTGATTCGGATCTGCCCGTCTACAAAATGTGCAATTGA
- the narI gene encoding respiratory nitrate reductase subunit gamma encodes MTVIFWWVVFPYLTLAVMIFGLLYRFAFRQVSWTAPSTEIFERRWLRIGSTVFHYGIIFAFVGHIMGVIIPRSVYWSLGVSDETYHLFAIVGGGFAGLMVVGGLVLLLVRKILNRRVRAHADFGDYFAVILVLIVAAIGTYMTIVYNTTVVAYEYRTTIGPWFRSLFTFNPQYRLMETVPFVFQLHIILAFLLFASIPFTHLVHMFSLPARYPARAPQQYRSRNSYRRRERT; translated from the coding sequence ATGACTGTTATCTTTTGGTGGGTCGTGTTTCCTTACCTCACCTTGGCCGTGATGATCTTCGGCTTGCTCTATCGGTTTGCTTTTCGCCAGGTCAGCTGGACGGCGCCTTCCACGGAGATTTTTGAAAGAAGATGGCTCAGAATCGGCTCAACCGTGTTTCATTACGGGATCATTTTCGCGTTTGTCGGTCATATCATGGGCGTGATAATCCCGCGCAGCGTTTATTGGTCCTTGGGCGTATCTGATGAGACTTATCATCTATTCGCGATCGTGGGGGGCGGTTTTGCCGGTCTGATGGTCGTCGGCGGTCTGGTTCTTCTGCTCGTACGCAAAATCCTCAACCGCCGGGTAAGGGCCCATGCGGACTTTGGCGATTATTTTGCCGTGATTTTAGTGCTGATCGTCGCTGCGATCGGGACCTATATGACCATCGTGTACAATACGACTGTGGTGGCCTATGAATACCGTACAACCATCGGGCCTTGGTTTCGCAGCCTGTTTACCTTCAATCCGCAATACCGGTTGATGGAAACGGTCCCTTTCGTGTTTCAGCTTCACATCATCCTGGCGTTTCTTCTGTTCGCTTCCATTCCGTTTACTCATCTGGTCCATATGTTTTCTCTTCCCGCACGTTATCCGGCGAGAGCTCCGCAGCAGTACCGTTCCAGAAACAGTTATCGGAGAAGGGAGAGAACCTGA
- a CDS encoding IS3 family transposase — protein sequence MEYFYKTIKRELIQGITFQTPEQARKKYKYIELYYNTRTDIERKKLMPVRSEYRRQFSARVFFQCS from the coding sequence ATGGAATATTTTTACAAAACCATAAAAAGAGAGCTGATTCAAGGTATTACATTTCAAACACCTGAACAAGCCCGAAAAAAATATAAATATATAGAATTGTACTACAATACCAGAACCGACATCGAGCGCAAAAAACTGATGCCGGTAAGATCGGAATACCGGCGTCAGTTTTCGGCTCGGGTCTTTTTTCAATGTTCATGA
- a CDS encoding DUF378 domain-containing protein, whose product MGRLALTLVIIGALNWLLVGIFEWDLVTALFGGDIHRPSSAFSRIIYTLVGLAGLYSISFFFRDNVTER is encoded by the coding sequence ATGGGAAGGCTTGCATTAACTTTAGTGATTATCGGCGCACTGAACTGGCTCCTTGTAGGGATTTTTGAATGGGACTTAGTTACTGCTCTGTTCGGCGGTGATATACATCGCCCATCCTCCGCATTCAGCCGGATTATTTATACGCTGGTTGGCCTTGCAGGTTTATACAGCATCTCGTTTTTTTTCCGCGATAATGTTACTGAAAGATAA
- a CDS encoding stage V sporulation protein AA — protein MVQDTVPNLYLRLRRKVEIRMGDQIRLGDIAELITESKYEKLVSNLLIYESRVEDGNRILIDMMRIMEKLYEAAPELRVVHFGEPHVLLEVSTYRKKKTSKLLVAAVWLLLFVGSGLTIMNFHADVSMLQVHQRIYELLTGERVAHPLILQIPYSLGIGIGMVLFFNHLFKKKFNEEPSPLDVEMFTYQENLDQYVITEEYRKKQAGKKRHE, from the coding sequence ATGGTTCAAGATACCGTACCGAATTTGTATCTTCGCCTTCGCCGGAAAGTGGAGATACGCATGGGTGACCAGATCCGGCTAGGGGATATTGCCGAGTTGATAACTGAATCAAAGTATGAAAAACTGGTAAGCAATTTGCTTATTTATGAATCCAGGGTAGAAGACGGGAACCGTATTTTAATTGATATGATGCGGATTATGGAAAAACTTTATGAAGCAGCTCCTGAGCTTCGAGTCGTCCATTTTGGGGAGCCGCACGTGCTTCTTGAAGTTTCGACGTACCGGAAGAAAAAAACAAGTAAGCTTTTGGTTGCGGCTGTCTGGCTGCTTCTTTTTGTAGGCTCAGGACTAACCATTATGAACTTTCATGCCGATGTCAGTATGCTTCAGGTCCACCAGCGTATTTATGAGCTTTTGACCGGGGAGAGGGTAGCTCACCCCTTAATCCTGCAAATCCCCTATTCTTTAGGTATTGGGATAGGTATGGTTCTCTTTTTCAATCATTTGTTCAAAAAGAAGTTTAATGAAGAACCAAGTCCGCTTGACGTTGAGATGTTTACATATCAAGAAAACCTGGACCAGTATGTCATAACGGAGGAATA